CCAGGGCAAGTCGGCGGTCGGACCGTCGAGGCCAGCGCGGCGAGCCCCCCGACTCACCGCCGCTCTATCCCCGCTCTATCCCCGCCCTACCCCCTGATCCTGGGGGGACGGTGGTACCCGGCCGGCTCGTACGGGGCGAGCTTCTCCATCCAGAGCGCCTCCAGGGCCTTCAGGTCCTCCGTGGGGTCGTACGCCGGCGCGTCGGCGGGGGGGGTGAGGGTGTCAACCACCTCGAACGTGAAGCATTCCTGCCCCATCGTGTTCCACTCCTCCTGCAGCACGCGGTTGGAGTGACCCTTCAGCCTGAGCTGCGCCTGGTTCCGGTTGATCAGCGAGGAGATGTCGCGTCCGGCGAAGACGAACGCCTTGCCGTTGCGTGCATTGCGCAGGACGGCGACGCCCATGGTGCGCGGCGTCTCCTTGTACTGGCGGATCGCGGCCTTCCTGTCGATCGACATGGGGGAGCACGGTGAGGGAATCGGCGCGCCGCAGTTGTGGCCACCGCCACGCGATGCGAGCATTCGAGGATAACGCCGCCACGCCCTCCTTCCTACTGCGCATGTCGCACTACCCCGTCGTCGCCCCCGACCTCCCGACCCCAGTCGGCCCCTACTCCCCGGGGATGGGGTTCGAGCGCCTCATCTTCGTGTCGGGGCAGGGGGCCGTCGACCCCGCCACCGGCCAGCTGGCCGGCCCGGATGCCGCAGCCCAAACGGAACAGTGCCTCCGGAACCTGCGGGCGATCCTTCGTGCCGCCGGCTCGGACCTCCAGTACGTGCTGCGCTGCGGCGTCTTCCTGGTCGACATGGGCGAGTTCAGGGAGATGAACGCCGTCTACGAACGGGCGTTCGGCGGCCACCGCCCGGCCCGCACGACCGTCCAGGTCTCGGCCCTCCCGCGCGAGGGGCTGCGCGTCGAAATCGACTGCGTGGCGTACCGGCCCTGATCCTCGCCCCTTCGAGCCCGTGCACACCACGCTGAACCACTGGTCCGCGATCCTCGCCGATACCTGGCAGGTCGATGCCACCCTCGCGTCGCTCGCTGGCGAGTACGACCTCAACCTGCGCGCCACCACGCGAGACGGGCGCCGGTACGTCCTCAAGGTCATGCGCCCGGGATGCGATGCGCCCTTCGTCGACCTCCTCACGCAGGCGCACGCCCACATCGCCTCGCGCGACCCCGGCGTCCCCATCCCCGCACTCGTCCCCACGCGTGACGGGGCGCCGTACTGCCAGCGCCCCGATGCCAACGGGGAGGCGCGCTACCTGTGGCTCCTCTCGTCGCTCGACGGCGTCGAGTACCGGCGGGCACGCCCCCACTCCCTCGCCCTCGCCAGCGAGCTGGGCACCCACGTCGCACGCCTCGACCGCGCCCTCGCCGACTTCACCCACCCGGCCATGGCGCGCGACTTCAAGTGGGACCTTCGGCGCGGCGACTGGATCGCCGGCCACCTGCACGAGATCCCCGATCCCGGACGGCGCGCCATCGTCGACGGCATCCTCGCTCGTTATGCGGCGCTCAAGCCCGCGCTCCTCGCCGAGCCGGCCGCGGCGATTCACAACGACATCAACGACTGCAACATCCTTGTAGGGCGCTCGGCCGCGGGGACGCTCGCCGTGACCGGGATCATCGACTTCGGCGACCTGACCCTCGCTCCCGCAGTCGCCGAGCTCGCGATCACCGGGGCGTACCTCGTCCTCGACCATCCACACCCCGAACGGGCGCTCGCCGCCTTCGTCGCCGCCTATCACGGCATCACCCCGCTGTCCGGCGCCCAGCTCGACCTGGTCTGGCCGCTCCTCCTGATGCGCCTGGCGGTGAGCGTGACCAACTCGGCGCGCATGGCGCGCGAGCGCCCCGGCGACCCGTACGCGGTGATCTCCGAGGCCGCGGCATGGCGATTCCTCGAGCGATCACGGGGCATCGCCGAGGCACAGGTGAGTGCCCGGCTGCGCGCGGCATGCGCCCTCCCGGCCACGGACTCGGCCGGGCGCGTCATCGCGTGGCTCGACAGCGAGCGGGGGCGATTCGCCCCGGTGATGGGACGCGACCTGTCGGAGCTCGCGGCCGGCTCGCTGGCCATCACGTCGTCGCTGGCCCCGCGCGACCCGCTGGCGATGACGGACGAGGAGGCCCGTACGTTGGGCGCGGCGGCCGGCGTGGGCGCCGCGTGGGTCGGGAGCTACGCCGAGCCGCGCGCCGTCTACACCGCCCCCGCCTTCAGAAAGGGGGCGCTCGCCGTCTCCGACCGCCGTTCGGTCCACATCGCGGTCGATGTCTTCCTCCCGGCGGGGACTCCCGTGCACGCCCCCTGCGATGGTGTGGTGGATGTCGTCGAGTTCCGCGAGGCAGCGCTCGACTACGGGGGGATGGTCGTCCTGCGGCACCAGACGCCGGCCGGCGACGCGTTCTGGACGCTGTACGGCCATTTGTCGCGTGCCACGGTGCAGGCGCTCAGGGTGGGGCAGCGCGTGACGCGGGGGGAGCAGCTTGGCGCCCTCGGGTCGCCGGAGGAGAATGGCGGGTGGGATCCGCACCTGCACCTGCAGCTGGCGGTGCTCACCGACGGCATGGCGGGAGACTGGCCCGGGGTCGCCGACCCCGACGACCTCGCGATGTGGCGCGCCATCTGCCCCAACCCCGCCGCCCTGCTCAACCTCCCCGACGCGAGGGTCGAGTACCGCCCCATCGACGTGGCGACGCTCCTCGCCGGCCGCGGTGCGCACTTTGCCTCCAACCTCAGGCTGAGCTACCGCGACCCCTGCCTCTTCGTGCGCGGGTGGAAGCACTACCTGTTCGACCAGTGGGGACGGACGTACCTCGACGCCTACAACAACGTGCCGCACGTGGGACACGCCCACCCGCGACTGCGCGCCGTGGCATCCGACCAGCTGGCGCGGCTGAACACGAACACGCGCTACCTCCACCCGCTGCAGGTCGCCTTCGCCGAGGCGCTCCTGGCCAAGGCGCCGCCGCACCTCACGCACGTCTTCCTCGTGAACTCGGGGAGCGAGGCGAACGAGCTCGCGTTGCGGCTGGCGAGGGCGCGCACCGGGGGACGGGACATGGTCACCCCCGACCACGGGTACCACGGGAACACCACCGGCGCCTACGACCTCTCCGCCTACAAGTTCAACAAGCCGGGCGGCGGCGGCCGTCCCGACTGGGTGCAGCTGGTCCCGCTCCCCGACGCCTATCGCGGCCCGCACCGCGGCGCCGACGCCGGGGCGGCGTACGCGGCGTACGTGGATGAGGCCATCGCGCGCATCCCGGCGCGGGGAGGAGGCGCACGGCTCGCCGGCTTCATCGCCGAGACCTTCCCGAGCGTCGGCGGACAGGTCCTCCCACCGCCCGGCTACCTGTCGGGGGTGTATGCCCGCATTCGTGCGGCCGGCGGCGTCTGCATCGCCGACGAGGTCCAGACCGGGCTCGGACGCCTCGGCGAGTACTACTGGGCCTTCACCCAGCAGGAGGTCCTCCCCGACATCGTCGTCCTGGGGAAGCCGCTGGGCAACGGGCATCCGTTGGGCGCCGTCCTCACCACATCCGAGATCGCTCGCGCATTCGACAACGGCATCGAGTTCTTCTCGACCTTCGGCGGGAGCACCCTCTCGTGCCGCATCGGGACCGAGGTCCTGCGCATCGTCGACGACGAAGGGCTGCAGGACAATGCCCGCGCGGTCGGCGGCCACCTGCTGGCCGGATTGCGCGACCTGCAATCCCGCCAGGCGCTCATCGGCGATGTGCGCGGCCTCGGACTCTTCGTCGGGGTGGACCTGGTGGCCGACCGCA
The window above is part of the Gemmatimonadetes bacterium SCN 70-22 genome. Proteins encoded here:
- a CDS encoding peptidase M23 translates to MNHWSAILADTWQVDATLASLAGEYDLNLRATTRDGRRYVLKVMRPGCDAPFVDLLTQAHAHIASRDPGVPIPALVPTRDGAPYCQRPDANGEARYLWLLSSLDGVEYRRARPHSLALASELGTHVARLDRALADFTHPAMARDFKWDLRRGDWIAGHLHEIPDPGRRAIVDGILARYAALKPALLAEPAAAIHNDINDCNILVGRSAAGTLAVTGIIDFGDLTLAPAVAELAITGAYLVLDHPHPERALAAFVAAYHGITPLSGAQLDLVWPLLLMRLAVSVTNSARMARERPGDPYAVISEAAAWRFLERSRGIAEAQVSARLRAACALPATDSAGRVIAWLDSERGRFAPVMGRDLSELAAGSLAITSSLAPRDPLAMTDEEARTLGAAAGVGAAWVGSYAEPRAVYTAPAFRKGALAVSDRRSVHIAVDVFLPAGTPVHAPCDGVVDVVEFREAALDYGGMVVLRHQTPAGDAFWTLYGHLSRATVQALRVGQRVTRGEQLGALGSPEENGGWDPHLHLQLAVLTDGMAGDWPGVADPDDLAMWRAICPNPAALLNLPDARVEYRPIDVATLLAGRGAHFASNLRLSYRDPCLFVRGWKHYLFDQWGRTYLDAYNNVPHVGHAHPRLRAVASDQLARLNTNTRYLHPLQVAFAEALLAKAPPHLTHVFLVNSGSEANELALRLARARTGGRDMVTPDHGYHGNTTGAYDLSAYKFNKPGGGGRPDWVQLVPLPDAYRGPHRGADAGAAYAAYVDEAIARIPARGGGARLAGFIAETFPSVGGQVLPPPGYLSGVYARIRAAGGVCIADEVQTGLGRLGEYYWAFTQQEVLPDIVVLGKPLGNGHPLGAVLTTSEIARAFDNGIEFFSTFGGSTLSCRIGTEVLRIVDDEGLQDNARAVGGHLLAGLRDLQSRQALIGDVRGLGLFVGVDLVADRSSRAPATDAARYVVNRLREERILVGTEGPADNVLKIRPPLTVGRDDVEWLLERLEEILGEWGTA
- a CDS encoding reactive intermediate/imine deaminase codes for the protein MSHYPVVAPDLPTPVGPYSPGMGFERLIFVSGQGAVDPATGQLAGPDAAAQTEQCLRNLRAILRAAGSDLQYVLRCGVFLVDMGEFREMNAVYERAFGGHRPARTTVQVSALPREGLRVEIDCVAYRP